A region of Plantactinospora sp. BC1 DNA encodes the following proteins:
- a CDS encoding LysE family translocator: protein MRGIAVLGFLAAVAPITATPGTSLALVVSRVAAGGRRQGWWVILGTLSGLYVHALLAAVGLAALVLRSSQAFLLVKLLGAGYLVGLGLWLIRSASRRRPSTVDEPAAPPARRLPWRGHHPYLQGFLGNVLNPKAAAVYLTLAPQFLDVRGPVLVPMLVLGTAHALLAGCWLAGWTAISGAAARLLRTVRVRRALDRATGAILVGLGVRTAVS, encoded by the coding sequence ATGCGGGGCATCGCCGTACTCGGCTTCCTGGCCGCCGTCGCGCCGATCACCGCGACCCCGGGCACCAGTCTGGCCCTGGTCGTCTCGCGGGTCGCCGCCGGTGGGCGCCGGCAGGGCTGGTGGGTGATCCTGGGTACGCTCAGCGGCCTCTACGTGCACGCCCTGCTCGCCGCCGTCGGGCTGGCCGCGCTGGTACTCCGCTCCTCGCAGGCATTCCTGCTGGTCAAACTGCTCGGTGCCGGCTATCTCGTCGGCCTCGGACTGTGGTTGATCCGGTCGGCGAGCCGCCGCCGACCGAGCACGGTGGACGAGCCGGCCGCGCCCCCGGCCCGGCGGCTGCCGTGGCGCGGGCACCACCCGTACCTTCAGGGATTTCTCGGCAACGTACTCAACCCGAAGGCGGCGGCCGTCTATCTGACCCTCGCACCGCAGTTCCTCGACGTGCGGGGACCGGTGCTGGTCCCGATGCTGGTGCTCGGCACCGCGCACGCGCTCCTCGCCGGCTGCTGGCTCGCCGGCTGGACCGCGATCTCGGGCGCGGCCGCCCGGCTACTGCGCACCGTACGGGTCCGCCGGGCACTCGACCGGGCGACCGGCGCGATCCTGGTCGGCCTCGGCGTCCGTACGGCGGTCAGCTGA
- a CDS encoding TIGR04222 domain-containing membrane protein: MTLDPSNLTWGISASAFLAGYLLLAVVVVGYATARRRQILAGPESVRTSALTADQVGYLNGGERLAVYTALAGLRNAGAIAIGPAPDRYLVVAGDRPVGASGLAAAVHRFAGQRRRPRELTWDSGVAMELSRLRTGLEQAGLMPGAETRRALRGSTWLLGGVLLLGVLRLLAEVSTGEPWLPLVLVLVGLGIATVLLGRRPPVRTRAGDWALGNLRTAHAHLSPAQQPAWNTYGPTGAAMSVALFGPAAFWAADPEFAAEAGIQQRLGVATAGGSSGDSGGSGGFVCSVGGFGSDSGGWHGGGSDSAGSGCGGGGGCGGGGGGS; encoded by the coding sequence ATGACTCTTGATCCGAGCAACCTGACCTGGGGAATCAGCGCGTCGGCCTTCCTGGCGGGCTACCTCCTGCTGGCGGTGGTGGTCGTCGGGTACGCCACCGCGCGGCGTCGACAGATCCTCGCCGGGCCGGAGAGCGTACGCACCTCGGCGCTGACCGCCGACCAGGTCGGCTACCTCAACGGCGGCGAGCGGCTGGCCGTCTACACGGCCCTGGCCGGGTTGCGCAACGCCGGTGCGATCGCGATCGGTCCCGCCCCGGACCGGTACCTGGTGGTCGCCGGGGACCGGCCGGTCGGGGCGAGCGGTCTGGCGGCGGCGGTCCACCGCTTCGCCGGGCAGCGTCGCCGACCACGGGAGCTGACCTGGGACTCGGGCGTCGCGATGGAGCTGTCCCGGCTGCGTACCGGGCTGGAGCAGGCCGGGCTGATGCCCGGGGCCGAGACCCGGCGGGCACTTCGCGGCTCGACCTGGCTCCTCGGCGGGGTGCTGCTGCTCGGCGTACTCCGGTTGCTCGCCGAGGTCTCGACCGGCGAGCCCTGGCTGCCGCTGGTGCTCGTCCTGGTCGGGCTGGGCATCGCCACCGTACTGCTCGGACGCCGGCCACCGGTGCGGACCCGGGCCGGCGACTGGGCGCTGGGCAACCTGCGTACCGCACACGCGCACCTGTCCCCGGCCCAGCAGCCGGCCTGGAACACCTACGGTCCGACCGGCGCGGCGATGTCGGTCGCGCTCTTCGGCCCGGCGGCGTTCTGGGCGGCGGACCCGGAGTTCGCCGCCGAGGCCGGGATCCAGCAGCGGCTCGGGGTCGCCACGGCCGGCGGGTCGAGCGGCGACTCGGGCGGCAGCGGCGGCTTCGTGTGCAGTGTGGGCGGGTTCGGCTCCGACAGCGGCGGCTGGCACGGTGGCGGGAGCGACAGTGCCGGAAGTGGCTGCGGGGGCGGCGGCGGTTGCGGCGGAGGCGGCGGCGGTAGCTGA
- a CDS encoding epoxide hydrolase family protein has translation MIKPFRIEIPEADLTDLAERLRRTRWPEQLPEAGWDYGIPLERVRELADHWRTGYDWRRQEAALNELPQYTTEIDGQNVHFLHLRAADPDALPLLLTHGWPGSVVEFLDVLGPLAEDFHLVVPSIPGYGFSGPTRERGWDVHRVARAWAELMRRLGYRRYGAHGGDWGSAISRALGEYAPENVVGVHLTYLPTPPPPGWTGEAELSESDRERLARIRQYVAQRPGYMVLQSTRPQTPAYALTDSPVGQLAWIAEKFTEWTDPSSTIPVDRLLTNVMLYWLTGTAGSSARLHRESPIGPQSCPVPVGVAVFAHDITRSIRSLAERAYPIVRWSEFDRGGHFAALEVPELLVDDVRAFFWGLR, from the coding sequence ATGATCAAGCCGTTCCGGATCGAGATCCCGGAGGCCGACCTGACCGACCTGGCCGAGCGGCTGCGCCGGACCAGGTGGCCGGAGCAGCTACCCGAGGCGGGCTGGGACTACGGCATCCCGCTCGAACGGGTACGCGAACTCGCCGACCACTGGCGCACCGGCTACGACTGGCGGCGGCAGGAGGCCGCGCTGAACGAGCTGCCGCAGTACACCACCGAGATCGACGGGCAGAACGTGCACTTCCTGCACCTGCGCGCCGCCGACCCGGACGCGCTGCCGCTGCTGCTCACGCACGGCTGGCCGGGATCGGTCGTCGAGTTCCTGGACGTGCTCGGCCCACTCGCCGAGGACTTCCACCTCGTCGTACCCTCCATCCCCGGGTACGGCTTCTCCGGGCCGACCCGGGAACGCGGCTGGGACGTGCACCGGGTCGCCCGCGCCTGGGCCGAACTCATGCGCCGGCTCGGTTACCGGCGCTACGGCGCCCACGGCGGCGACTGGGGCTCGGCCATCTCCCGCGCCCTCGGCGAGTACGCCCCGGAGAACGTCGTCGGGGTGCACCTGACGTACCTGCCCACGCCACCGCCACCCGGCTGGACCGGTGAGGCCGAGCTGTCGGAGTCGGACCGGGAGCGGCTGGCCCGGATCCGGCAGTACGTCGCCCAGCGCCCCGGTTACATGGTGTTGCAGAGCACCCGGCCGCAGACCCCGGCGTACGCGCTGACCGACTCGCCGGTCGGACAACTCGCCTGGATCGCCGAGAAGTTCACCGAGTGGACCGATCCGAGTTCGACGATCCCGGTGGACCGGCTGCTCACCAACGTGATGCTCTACTGGCTCACCGGCACCGCCGGCTCGTCGGCCCGGCTGCACCGGGAGAGTCCGATCGGGCCGCAGAGCTGCCCGGTGCCGGTCGGGGTGGCGGTCTTCGCGCACGACATCACCCGGTCGATCCGGAGCCTCGCGGAGCGGGCGTACCCGATCGTCCGGTGGAGCGAGTTCGACCGGGGCGGCCACTTCGCCGCGCTGGAGGTGCCGGAACTCCTCGTCGACGACGTCCGGGCGTTCTTCTGGGGCCTCCGCTGA
- a CDS encoding MarR family winged helix-turn-helix transcriptional regulator, with product MESPTGESPPARLAGLPSWLLTQTARHAHRLVTEGFAEIGSRGYHYRLLLTLDEVGPTSQADLGRRSGIHLSDVVAAVNDLADRQLVERSPDPTDRRRNVITLTPAGRRQLRRLDQRLTRIQDDLLAPLAPAERDQLTRLLTRLLDHHRGSPAADD from the coding sequence GTGGAGAGCCCGACCGGAGAGAGCCCGCCAGCTCGGCTGGCCGGCCTGCCGAGCTGGCTGCTGACCCAGACCGCCCGGCACGCCCACCGGCTGGTCACCGAGGGGTTCGCGGAGATCGGCTCCCGGGGCTACCACTACCGGCTGTTGCTCACCCTCGACGAGGTCGGCCCGACCAGCCAGGCCGACCTGGGCCGGCGCAGCGGCATCCACCTCAGCGACGTGGTGGCGGCGGTCAACGACCTCGCCGACCGGCAGTTGGTCGAACGCTCCCCCGACCCGACCGACCGGCGGCGCAACGTCATCACCCTCACCCCGGCCGGGCGACGCCAGCTCCGCCGCCTGGACCAGCGGCTGACCCGGATCCAGGACGACCTGCTCGCCCCGCTCGCCCCGGCCGAACGCGACCAGTTGACCCGGCTGCTGACCCGGCTCCTCGACCACCACCGGGGCAGCCCGGCCGCCGACGACTGA
- a CDS encoding prolyl oligopeptidase family protein has protein sequence MSPDLDDEFRWLEALSGPEVTAWLRARNAETRDALADDPAFAALEAELRQVLDAADRVPFVHWDGTYLYNLWKDEAHPRGLWRRTTLDEYRRAEPNWEVLLDVDALAAAEGEPWTWQGAVVARPGYRRCLLRLARGGSDASVVREFDLTTRTFVPDGFCLPEAKSDVGWIDADHIYVGTDFGPGSLTASGYPRIVKRWRRGTPLAEATVVYQGRDDDVSVYAVHDPTPGFVRDFLGRRLDFFRREEFLRTVDGELVRIDVPEDAGTDVHREWLLITLRSDWTVADRTYAAGTILVTRLDRFLAGERDLTVVFAPGPESAPGRHAWTRGHLILNTLVDVRSRTEVLSPGEDGWRRRPLLETAAAPGDERHVVIVDTNPEQSDEYLLASTGFLAPTALHYGTVDGSAETLKRDPAFFDPAGMTVRQLHARSADGTRVPYFLVGPAGESTGPTLLTGYGGFEVAWTPSYSGIIGRGWLARGGRYVVANIRGGGEYGPRWHRAALRENRLRAYEDFAAVATDLVDRGVTVPARLGIEGGSNGGLLMGVMLTRFPELFGAVVARVPLFDMRRYHLLLAGASWMAEYGDPDDEADWAFLREYSPYQNVRPGRAYPPVLFVTSSRDDRVHPGHARKMAARMRSYGYDVSYYENVEGGHGAAADNAQLAFKWALMLRFLWRRLTDPPH, from the coding sequence GTGTCCCCGGATCTCGACGACGAATTCCGCTGGCTGGAGGCGCTCTCCGGCCCCGAGGTGACCGCCTGGCTCCGCGCCCGCAACGCGGAGACCCGCGACGCGCTGGCCGACGATCCCGCGTTCGCCGCGCTGGAGGCCGAGCTGCGACAGGTGCTGGACGCCGCCGACCGGGTGCCGTTCGTGCACTGGGACGGAACCTACCTCTACAACCTCTGGAAGGACGAGGCCCACCCCCGGGGACTGTGGCGGCGTACCACCCTCGACGAGTACCGCCGGGCGGAGCCGAACTGGGAGGTGCTGCTCGACGTCGACGCGCTGGCCGCCGCCGAGGGCGAGCCGTGGACCTGGCAGGGCGCGGTCGTGGCGCGGCCCGGGTACCGACGCTGCCTGCTCCGGCTGGCCCGGGGCGGCTCGGACGCGAGCGTGGTCCGCGAGTTCGACCTGACGACCCGGACCTTCGTACCCGACGGCTTCTGCCTGCCCGAGGCGAAGAGCGACGTCGGCTGGATCGACGCCGACCACATCTACGTCGGCACCGACTTCGGCCCCGGGTCGCTGACCGCCTCCGGCTACCCCCGGATCGTCAAGCGCTGGCGCCGGGGTACGCCACTCGCCGAGGCCACCGTCGTCTACCAGGGTCGGGACGACGACGTCTCGGTGTACGCCGTGCACGACCCCACCCCCGGCTTCGTCCGCGACTTCCTCGGCCGCCGGCTCGACTTCTTCCGCCGGGAGGAATTCCTGCGCACCGTCGACGGCGAACTGGTCCGGATCGACGTGCCGGAGGACGCCGGAACCGACGTACACCGGGAGTGGCTGCTGATCACCCTCCGCTCGGACTGGACGGTGGCCGACCGGACGTACGCCGCCGGAACGATCCTGGTCACCCGGCTGGACCGGTTCCTCGCCGGTGAGCGCGACCTGACCGTCGTCTTCGCCCCCGGCCCGGAGAGCGCGCCCGGCCGGCACGCCTGGACCCGGGGGCACCTGATCCTGAACACCCTGGTGGACGTGCGGAGCCGGACCGAGGTGCTCAGCCCCGGCGAGGACGGCTGGCGACGGCGTCCGCTGCTGGAGACCGCCGCCGCTCCGGGCGACGAGCGGCACGTCGTCATCGTCGACACCAACCCGGAGCAGAGCGACGAGTACCTGCTGGCCAGCACCGGTTTCCTGGCGCCGACCGCGCTGCACTACGGCACGGTCGACGGGTCGGCCGAGACGCTGAAGCGGGACCCGGCGTTCTTCGACCCGGCCGGGATGACGGTCCGGCAGTTGCACGCCCGGTCCGCCGACGGGACCCGGGTGCCGTACTTTCTGGTCGGGCCGGCGGGTGAGTCGACCGGGCCGACCCTGCTGACCGGGTACGGCGGCTTCGAGGTGGCCTGGACACCGAGCTACAGCGGGATCATCGGCCGGGGATGGCTGGCCAGGGGCGGCAGGTACGTGGTCGCCAACATCCGGGGCGGTGGCGAGTACGGCCCGCGCTGGCACCGGGCGGCGCTGCGGGAGAACCGGCTGCGGGCGTACGAGGACTTCGCCGCCGTGGCGACCGACCTGGTCGACCGGGGCGTCACCGTGCCGGCCCGGCTCGGCATCGAGGGCGGCAGCAACGGCGGGCTGCTGATGGGCGTGATGCTGACCCGGTTTCCGGAGCTGTTCGGTGCGGTGGTGGCCCGGGTGCCGCTCTTCGACATGCGCCGCTACCACCTGCTGCTGGCCGGCGCCTCCTGGATGGCCGAGTACGGCGACCCGGACGACGAGGCCGACTGGGCGTTCCTGCGCGAGTACTCGCCCTACCAGAACGTCCGGCCGGGTCGGGCGTATCCGCCGGTCCTCTTCGTCACCTCGTCCCGGGACGACCGGGTGCACCCGGGGCACGCCCGCAAGATGGCGGCCCGGATGCGGAGCTACGGCTACGACGTCTCCTACTACGAGAACGTCGAGGGCGGGCACGGCGCCGCCGCCGACAACGCGCAACTGGCCTTCAAGTGGGCGCTGATGCTGCGCTTCCTCTGGCGCCGGCTGACCGACCCGCCGCACTGA
- a CDS encoding copper resistance protein CopC, protein MGRSPLEPGPLEPVAPETGPLEAGPSVRVVALGRAVLAVLLLGAVAVLLAPAKPAAAHAAVVGTVPQQQAVLGFSPTEVTITFSEPVALVPGRAQVLAPDGKRINDGDASVRDATLRIPIRVADRPLGSYLVSYRVISADSHPVAGSYTFAVGAASATPPEPADETVRPDVQVAMPATRYLGYAGLVLLIGPTLLLGLLWPRRLPRRGAIRLVRAGVALVTVGALAGFWTQAPYTSGAGLLDVSAAELWQLLGSDFGLALAARLGILALVAALLPPVLAGRAGRARVGVLVALGLAGLATWPLAGHAAASPTPLASGIAAVVHLAAMSVWLGGLVTLVCFPLRSAHPRVLAVLLPVWSRWAGIAVLWLVAGGVVQAVIEIGAPGALLGTGYGRLVLAKVALLALLLGAAGYARRLVRRRATAGLATAPATARTGLLVSAGAVPPAAAPARPPAPPGDSAAAAVAGRRRLRRTVGLEVLVGLVVLGVSAVLVQTTPGRNAGIEAEIAASDTFAQTLTSPLYTLQFDIYPVQLGPNNTVHAYVYTPQGKPLPAVEWTLTAGLPAQGVEPTDTPMLGIEPHHAVGAVSFPVPGDWELRFTVRTSEIDQATVRTVVRVR, encoded by the coding sequence GTGGGACGTTCTCCGCTCGAACCCGGACCGCTCGAACCCGTAGCGCCCGAAACCGGACCGCTCGAAGCCGGACCGTCGGTCCGGGTGGTGGCGCTGGGGCGTGCCGTGCTGGCGGTGCTGCTGCTCGGGGCGGTGGCGGTGCTGCTCGCCCCGGCCAAACCGGCGGCGGCACACGCCGCGGTGGTCGGCACGGTGCCGCAGCAGCAGGCGGTACTCGGCTTCTCCCCCACCGAGGTCACGATCACCTTCAGCGAACCGGTGGCCCTGGTGCCCGGCCGGGCCCAGGTGCTGGCCCCGGACGGCAAGCGGATCAACGACGGGGACGCCAGCGTCCGGGACGCCACGCTGCGGATCCCGATCCGGGTCGCCGACCGGCCGCTCGGCAGCTACCTGGTCAGCTACCGGGTGATCTCCGCCGACAGCCATCCGGTCGCCGGCAGCTACACCTTCGCGGTCGGTGCCGCCTCGGCCACCCCGCCGGAGCCGGCCGACGAGACGGTACGCCCCGACGTCCAGGTCGCGATGCCGGCGACCAGATACCTCGGGTACGCCGGCCTGGTCCTGCTGATCGGCCCGACGCTGCTGCTCGGGCTGCTCTGGCCGCGCCGGCTGCCCCGCCGGGGCGCGATCCGGCTGGTCCGGGCCGGTGTGGCGCTGGTCACGGTCGGCGCCCTGGCCGGATTCTGGACGCAGGCGCCGTACACCAGCGGCGCCGGGCTGCTGGACGTCTCCGCCGCCGAACTGTGGCAGCTGCTCGGCTCGGACTTCGGGCTGGCGCTCGCCGCCAGGCTCGGCATTCTGGCGCTGGTCGCCGCCCTGCTGCCGCCGGTGCTGGCCGGTCGGGCCGGCCGGGCCCGGGTCGGGGTGCTGGTCGCGCTCGGGCTGGCCGGCCTGGCCACCTGGCCGCTGGCCGGGCACGCCGCCGCCTCGCCGACCCCGCTGGCCAGCGGCATCGCCGCCGTCGTACACCTGGCCGCGATGTCGGTCTGGCTCGGCGGGCTGGTGACGCTGGTCTGCTTCCCGCTGCGCAGCGCCCACCCCCGGGTGCTGGCGGTCCTCCTGCCGGTCTGGTCCCGCTGGGCCGGCATCGCGGTGCTCTGGCTGGTCGCCGGTGGGGTGGTGCAGGCGGTGATCGAGATCGGCGCACCCGGAGCACTCCTCGGCACCGGCTACGGGCGGCTGGTACTGGCCAAGGTGGCGCTGCTGGCGCTGCTGCTCGGCGCCGCCGGGTACGCCCGCCGCCTGGTCCGCCGCCGCGCGACCGCCGGGCTGGCCACCGCACCCGCCACCGCCCGGACCGGGCTGCTGGTCTCCGCCGGCGCCGTACCGCCGGCCGCCGCACCGGCCCGCCCGCCCGCGCCGCCCGGTGACAGCGCTGCGGCGGCGGTCGCCGGACGGCGACGGTTGCGCCGGACGGTCGGCCTGGAGGTGCTGGTCGGGTTGGTCGTGCTCGGCGTCAGCGCGGTACTGGTGCAGACCACCCCCGGGCGCAACGCCGGGATCGAGGCCGAGATCGCCGCCTCGGACACCTTCGCCCAGACGCTCACCTCACCGCTCTACACCCTCCAGTTCGACATCTATCCGGTGCAGCTCGGGCCGAACAACACCGTGCACGCGTACGTCTACACCCCGCAGGGCAAGCCGCTGCCGGCCGTGGAGTGGACGCTGACCGCCGGGCTGCCGGCCCAGGGTGTCGAGCCGACCGACACCCCGATGCTGGGCATCGAGCCGCACCACGCGGTCGGCGCGGTGAGCTTTCCGGTCCCCGGTGACTGGGAACTGCGGTTCACCGTCCGCACCTCGGAGATCGACCAGGCCACGGTGCGGACCGTCGTACGGGTGCGCTGA
- a CDS encoding response regulator transcription factor: protein MSATVTRVLLADDHALVRRGLRLILDAEPDLRVVAEAADGAEAVEAVRRTEIDLVILDIAMPRMTGLQAAREISRRAPGVRILMLSMHDNEQYFFEALRAGASGYVLKSVADRDLLEACRAAMRGEPFLYPGAITALIRDYLHRARQGEKLPESILTPREEEIIKLIAEGNSAKQIAEALVISVKTVDRHRANILAKLGMRDRIDLTRYAIRAGLVEP from the coding sequence ATGTCCGCGACCGTGACCCGGGTCCTGCTGGCGGACGACCACGCGCTGGTCCGCCGGGGACTGCGGCTGATCCTCGACGCCGAGCCCGACCTGCGGGTGGTCGCCGAGGCGGCCGACGGGGCGGAGGCGGTGGAGGCGGTCCGGCGCACCGAGATCGACCTGGTCATCCTGGACATCGCGATGCCGAGGATGACCGGTCTCCAGGCGGCCCGGGAGATCTCCCGGCGGGCGCCCGGAGTACGCATCCTGATGCTCTCGATGCACGACAACGAGCAGTACTTCTTCGAGGCGCTCCGGGCCGGAGCCTCCGGCTACGTGCTCAAGTCGGTCGCCGACCGGGACCTGCTGGAGGCGTGCCGGGCGGCGATGCGCGGCGAGCCGTTCCTCTATCCCGGCGCGATCACCGCGCTGATCCGGGACTATCTGCACCGGGCCCGGCAGGGCGAGAAGCTGCCGGAGAGCATCCTGACACCCCGGGAGGAGGAGATCATAAAGCTGATCGCCGAGGGCAACTCCGCGAAGCAGATCGCCGAGGCGCTGGTGATAAGCGTCAAGACGGTCGACCGGCACCGCGCCAACATCCTGGCCAAACTCGGCATGCGGGACCGGATCGACCTCACCCGGTACGCCATCCGGGCCGGCCTGGTCGAGCCCTGA
- a CDS encoding sensor histidine kinase encodes MTDTADRAAAPGPDSPGRSGASGRPGRRAPAQALFRRLFLLNGLVFTVGTLVLALSPATVSSPVLLAEIPVLTIGLALILAANALLLRASLAPLDALTTLMRRVDLLRTGDRLVDAGNGDLTNLIETFNAMLDRLEAERSASSAHALAAQEGERQRIARELHDEIGQSLTVVLLGLKRAVDRAPAELREELHAVQETLRESLDDVGRVARRLRPDVLEDLGLLSAMNALATEFSQVSGVPVVRRSTPDLPALSAEKELVIYRIAQESLTNVARHARAGRVELSLRAEAGTVVLRVVDDGLGEIAREGAGIRGMRERALLIGARLTITATPGSGTEIRLAVPADDSAEREA; translated from the coding sequence GTGACCGACACCGCTGACCGGGCAGCCGCGCCCGGACCGGACAGCCCGGGACGATCCGGCGCTTCCGGCCGTCCCGGGCGCCGGGCACCCGCCCAGGCGCTGTTCCGGCGGCTGTTCCTGCTCAACGGCCTGGTCTTCACGGTCGGCACGCTGGTGCTCGCGCTCTCCCCGGCGACCGTCTCGTCGCCGGTGCTGCTGGCCGAGATCCCGGTGCTGACCATCGGGCTGGCCCTGATCCTGGCGGCGAACGCCCTGCTGCTCCGGGCCAGCCTGGCCCCGCTCGACGCGCTGACCACGCTGATGCGCCGGGTCGACCTGCTGCGTACCGGCGACCGGCTGGTCGACGCCGGCAACGGCGACCTGACCAACCTGATCGAGACCTTCAACGCGATGCTCGACCGGCTGGAGGCGGAACGCAGCGCGAGCAGCGCACACGCGCTCGCCGCCCAGGAGGGGGAGCGGCAGCGGATCGCCCGGGAGCTGCACGACGAGATCGGGCAGAGCCTCACGGTGGTGCTGCTCGGGCTGAAACGGGCGGTGGACCGCGCCCCGGCCGAGCTGCGCGAGGAGCTGCACGCGGTGCAGGAGACGCTGCGGGAGAGCCTCGACGACGTGGGGCGGGTGGCCCGGCGGCTCCGGCCGGACGTACTGGAGGATCTGGGGCTGCTCAGCGCGATGAACGCGCTGGCGACGGAGTTCTCCCAGGTCAGCGGGGTGCCGGTGGTGCGCCGGTCGACGCCCGACCTGCCGGCGCTGAGCGCCGAGAAGGAGTTGGTGATCTATCGGATCGCCCAGGAGAGCCTGACCAACGTGGCCCGGCACGCCCGGGCCGGCCGGGTCGAGCTGTCGCTGCGGGCCGAGGCCGGCACGGTGGTGCTGCGGGTCGTCGACGACGGCCTCGGCGAGATAGCCCGGGAGGGCGCCGGCATCCGAGGGATGCGGGAGCGGGCACTGTTGATCGGGGCCCGGCTGACCATCACCGCCACCCCCGGCTCCGGCACCGAGATCCGGCTGGCCGTACCCGCCGACGACTCGGCGGAGAGGGAGGCGTGA
- a CDS encoding CBS domain-containing protein produces the protein MQAQQIAAVVPTVTVRDSVARAVRLMALRRLPGMIVVDDRGRPKTVLPGTQVLRMAVPRAYREDPMLARTIDEARADLFWEELDNLTVGDCLFREPDRVTTVGLDGTLLEVAALMARQRSPLVAVVDGAGVLVGAITLDRVLAEFAVADSDT, from the coding sequence ATGCAGGCGCAGCAGATCGCCGCGGTGGTACCGACGGTGACCGTCCGAGACTCGGTGGCCCGGGCGGTCCGGCTGATGGCGCTCCGCCGGCTGCCGGGCATGATCGTGGTGGACGACCGCGGCCGGCCGAAGACGGTGCTCCCCGGCACCCAGGTGCTCCGGATGGCGGTGCCGAGGGCCTATCGGGAGGATCCGATGCTGGCCCGGACCATCGACGAGGCCCGCGCCGACCTCTTCTGGGAGGAACTGGACAACCTGACCGTCGGCGACTGCCTGTTCCGGGAACCGGACCGGGTGACCACCGTCGGCCTGGACGGAACGCTGCTGGAGGTCGCCGCGCTGATGGCTCGACAGCGCAGCCCGCTGGTGGCGGTGGTCGACGGCGCCGGGGTACTCGTCGGGGCGATCACCCTGGACCGGGTACTCGCCGAGTTCGCGGTGGCCGACTCCGACACCTGA
- a CDS encoding SLC13 family permease, translating to MSAVAALVIFVVAFFFIATEKVDKVKVVLIAAAAMLVFGFAPGAEVYFSEHEGIDWKVIFLLLGMMIIVGVLKQTGLFDYLAIWAAKRSSGRPYRLMVMLMLITAIASPFLDNVTTIMLVAPVTVVVCNRLHIPAQPYLIAEILASNIGGAATLIGDPPNIIIGSRAGLTFTDFLVHMAPAVVVIFAVFVLFTRVLFRKSFKYNPEHVEAVLALQERRAITDVRLLVRCLVVLGLVVVAFGLHSVLHVDPSVVAMVGAGVMLLVSKMDVSDVLGEVEWPTLVFFMGLFVMVAGLVHTGVITTFGEWVIEQVDGNFFGAATALLFGSAVLGAFFDNIPYVATMAPVVEGLVATAPDPQTGQALWWAFAFGADFGGNGTAVAASANVVAIGIAARTGHRISFWQFTRYGIIVTIMSTVLAWIYVWLRYFM from the coding sequence ATGAGCGCCGTCGCCGCGCTCGTCATCTTCGTGGTGGCGTTCTTCTTCATCGCCACCGAGAAGGTGGACAAGGTCAAGGTGGTGCTGATCGCCGCCGCCGCGATGCTGGTGTTCGGCTTCGCGCCGGGGGCGGAGGTCTACTTCTCCGAGCACGAGGGGATCGACTGGAAAGTCATCTTCCTGCTGCTCGGAATGATGATCATCGTTGGGGTGCTGAAACAGACCGGCCTCTTCGACTACCTGGCGATCTGGGCCGCGAAGAGATCGTCCGGCCGGCCGTACCGGCTGATGGTGATGCTGATGCTGATCACCGCCATCGCCTCGCCGTTCCTGGACAACGTCACGACGATCATGCTGGTCGCCCCGGTGACGGTGGTGGTCTGCAACCGGCTGCACATCCCGGCGCAGCCGTACCTGATCGCCGAGATCCTGGCCTCCAACATCGGTGGCGCCGCGACCCTGATCGGCGACCCGCCCAACATCATCATCGGCAGTCGCGCCGGACTGACCTTCACCGACTTCCTGGTGCACATGGCGCCGGCCGTCGTGGTGATCTTCGCGGTCTTCGTACTCTTCACCCGGGTGCTGTTCCGCAAGTCGTTCAAGTACAACCCGGAGCACGTCGAGGCGGTACTGGCGTTGCAGGAGCGACGGGCGATCACCGACGTACGGCTGCTGGTCCGCTGCCTGGTGGTGCTCGGCCTGGTGGTGGTCGCCTTCGGGCTGCACTCGGTGCTGCACGTCGACCCGTCGGTGGTGGCGATGGTCGGCGCCGGGGTGATGCTGCTGGTGTCCAAGATGGACGTCTCCGACGTGCTCGGCGAGGTCGAGTGGCCGACCCTGGTCTTCTTCATGGGGCTGTTCGTGATGGTCGCCGGGCTGGTGCACACCGGCGTGATCACCACCTTCGGCGAGTGGGTGATCGAGCAGGTGGACGGCAACTTCTTCGGTGCCGCCACCGCGCTGCTCTTCGGCTCGGCGGTGCTCGGGGCGTTCTTCGACAACATCCCGTACGTCGCCACCATGGCACCGGTGGTGGAGGGGCTGGTCGCCACGGCACCGGACCCGCAGACCGGGCAGGCACTCTGGTGGGCGTTCGCCTTCGGCGCCGACTTCGGCGGCAACGGCACCGCGGTCGCCGCCAGCGCCAACGTGGTGGCGATCGGCATCGCCGCCCGTACCGGTCACCGGATCTCGTTCTGGCAGTTCACCCGCTACGGCATCATCGTCACGATCATGAGTACCGTGCTCGCCTGGATCTACGTCTGGCTGCGGTACTTCATGTGA